In Aspergillus luchuensis IFO 4308 DNA, chromosome 1, nearly complete sequence, the following are encoded in one genomic region:
- the INT6 gene encoding eukaryotic translation initiation factor 3 subunit E (COG:J;~EggNog:ENOG410PISD;~InterPro:IPR016650,IPR019010,IPR036390,IPR000717;~PFAM:PF09440,PF01399;~go_component: GO:0005737 - cytoplasm [Evidence IEA];~go_component: GO:0005852 - eukaryotic translation initiation factor 3 complex [Evidence IEA];~go_function: GO:0003743 - translation initiation factor activity [Evidence IEA]), whose protein sequence is MAANVPPSAETLLSGAAAHPPKTAEEIANQYDLLPKLIPYLDRHLVFPLLEFSSGSQEDDKEMIRAKYELLKHTNMTDYVANLWKEINDSDTIPDEFVKKREEVLAKLQHYQEQSAKITELLQDEDVVGNLRSDKVANLKFLEEEHGVTADMVNSLFDYGRFQYSCGSYGNAAELLYQFRVLSTDNDKVASATWGKLASEILTTSWDGAMEEVQKVKDSIETRLFNNPLGQLQNRSWLIHWSLFPFFNYDPARDVLTDLFFSPAYINTIQTSCPWILRYLAAAVITNRNRAHKNSNVYQKQLKDLIRVVRQEGYEYSDPITDFVKALYVDFDFEEAQKKLGEAEDVLRSDFFLVSAADAFVEAARHLISESYCKIHQRIDIKDLSTRLGLNQDEGEKWIVNLIRDTRVDAKIDYKEGTVIMNHPPQSVYQQVIEKTKGAFFRTQVLSAAVAK, encoded by the exons ATGGCAGCCAACGTTCCTCCTTCCGCTGAGACCCTTCTCAGCGGTGCTGCCGCCCACCCGCCCAAGACCGCTGAAGAGATCGCCAACCAGTATGACCTGCTGCCCAAGTTGATCCCCTACCTCGACCGCCATCTggtcttccctctcctcgaGTTCAGCTCCGGCTCCCAGGAAGATGACAAGGAGATGATCCGCGCCAAGTACGAGCTGTTGAAGCACACCAACATGACCGACTATGTTGCCAACCTGTGGAAGGAAATTAACGACTCCGACACCATCCCCGACGAGTTCgtcaagaagagagaggaggttCTCGCCAAGTTGCAACACTACCAGGAGCAGAGCGCCAAGATCACCgagctgctgcaggatgaggatgtcgtCGGCAACCTGCGCAGCGACAAGGTCGCCAACTTGAAGTTCCTCGAGGAGGAGCACGGTGTCACCGCCGATATGGTCAACAGCCTTTTCGACTATGGTCGTTTCCAGTACAGCTGCGGTAGCTACGGCAATGCTGCTGAGCTGCTGTACCAGTTCCGTGTCCTCTccaccgacaacgacaagGTTGCCTCCGCCACATGGGGTAAGCTCGCCTCGGAGATTCTGACGACCAGCTGGGATGGTGCTATGGAGGAGGTTCAGAAGGTCAAGGACTCCATCGAGACCcgtctcttcaacaaccctCTGGGTCAGCTCCAGAACCGCTCCTGGTTGATCCACtggtctctcttccccttcttcaactaCGACCCGGCTCGCGATGTCCTTACcgaccttttcttctcccccgcctacatcaacaccatccagaCCAGCTGCCCCTGGATCCTGCGCTAcctcgccgccgccgtcatCACCAACCGCAACCGTGCCCACAAGAACAGCAACGTCTACCAGAAGCAGCTGAAGGACCTGATCCGCGTTGTTCGCCAGGAGGGCTACGAATACTCCGACCCCATCACCGATTTCGTCAAGGCGCTGTACGTTGACTTCGATTTCGAGGAGgcccagaagaagctgggtgAGGCTGAGGATGTGTTGCGGAgcgacttcttcctcgtctcgGCTGCCGATGCCTTCGTTGAGGCTGCCCGTCACCTGATCTCCGAGAGCTACTGCAAGATCCACCAGCGGATTGACATCAA GGACCTGTCTACCCGTCTGGGTCTGAAccaggatgagggtgagaaGTGGATCGTCAACCTGATCCGCGACACTCGTGTCGACGCCAAGATCGACTACAAGGAGGGCACTGTGATCATGAACCACCCCCCGCAGTCTGTGTACCAGCAGGTCATTGAGAAGACCAAGGGTGCTTTCTTCCGCACGCAAGTTCTGAG TGCTGCCGTTGCGAAATAA
- a CDS encoding mitochondrial 54S ribosomal protein mL49 (COG:S;~EggNog:ENOG410PTBJ;~InterPro:IPR007740;~PFAM:PF05046;~go_component: GO:0005840 - ribosome [Evidence IEA];~go_function: GO:0003735 - structural constituent of ribosome [Evidence IEA];~go_process: GO:0006412 - translation [Evidence IEA]) → MSYVRSLALSGPHLVPFSSPLPLLNSLLGCSSIPRLLGIVQAVSVASPLTSPLPTPMASFMQSLPVCSASRKQSTAVPFYLHKASQSRVSSGTRSSFSSLCSSARLTPSQLTSRHSSQIISQPQVAAQQCRTFLVQLKRQSQTLKETPVSQPPPNLQLTNLPYFIRRTASNQLPVYLVTKAGGTKQQTKLQKTEGDLDALRNDLAQYLGLESGDPRAPKSPDVTINRLNGHIIVKGWRKPEILKFLQERNF, encoded by the exons ATGTCGTATGTTCGTTCTCTCGCGCTCTCCGGCCCTCATCttgtccccttctcctcccctctccctcttttaAACTCCCTTCTGGGTTGTTCTTCGATTCCCCGGCTGCTAGGAATCGTTCAGGCTGTTTCCGTTGCCTCCCCCTTGACCTCCCCCTTACCAACCCCGATGGCATCCTTCATGCAGTCTCTGCCGGTCTGCTCGGCTTCTCGCAAGCAGTCAACCGCTGTTCCCTTCTATCTGCACAAAGCTTCACAGTCCAGAGTCTCGTCAGGGACGCGtagctccttctcctcgctaTGTTCTTCCGCTAGATTGACCCCCTCTC AACTCACTTCTCGTCACTCCTCCCAAATTATCTCCCAGCCCCAGGTTGCCGCCCAGCAATGTCGGACTTTCCTCGTTCAACTCAAGCGGCAATCTCAGACCCTCAAGGAAACCCCGGTATCGCAACCGCCGCCCAACCTGCAACTCACAAACCTCCCTTATTTCATCCGTCGCACAGCCTCCAACCAACTTCCCGTATATCTCGTCACTAAGGCCGGCGGTACCAAGCAACAAACCAAGCTCCAGAAGACTGAAGGCGATTTGGATGCCCTGAGGAACGATCTGGCGCAGTACCTGGGACTGGAGTCGGGTGACCCCCGCGCTCCCAAGAGCCCAGATGTGACCATTAACCGTCTTAACGGTCACATCATTGTCAAA GGCTGGCGCAAACCCGAGATCCTGAAATTCCTTCAGGAACGCAACTTCTAA
- the GET3 gene encoding ArsA family ATPase (BUSCO:EOG092631UM;~COG:P;~EggNog:ENOG410PG12;~InterPro:IPR025723,IPR027417,IPR027542,IPR016300;~PFAM:PF01656,PF02374,PF13614;~go_function: GO:0005524 - ATP binding [Evidence IEA];~go_function: GO:0016887 - ATPase activity [Evidence IEA]), which yields MSSAVVHSDDLMEPTLQSVVNQKTLRWIFVGGKGGVGKTTTSCSLAIQLAKVRKSVLLISTDPAHNLSDAFGQKFGKEARLVDGYSNLSAMEIDPNGSIQDLLASGEGQGDDPLSGMGVGGMMQDLAFSIPGVDEAMSFAEVLKQVKSLSYEVIVFDTAPTGHTLRFLQFPTVLEKALAKLSQLSSQFGPMLNSILGSRGGLPGGQNIDELLQKMESLRETISEVNSQFKDADLTTFVCVCIAEFLSLYETERMIQELTSYNIDTHAIVVNQLLFPKQSSECEQCNARRKMQKKYLEQIEELYEDFNVVRMPLLVEEVRGKEKLEKFSDMLVNPYVPPEGN from the exons ATGTCATCCGCCGTTGTGCACAGCGACGACCTCATGGAGCCCACGCTCCAGTCGGTGGTGAATCAGAAGACCTTGCGCTGGATCTTTGTCGGCGGTAAAGGAGGTGTCGGCAAGACTACGACTTCCTGCTCTCTTGCAATTCAGCTTGCTAAAGTTCGCAAATctgtcctcctcatctccaccgACCCCGCGCACAACCTTAGCGATGCCTTCGGTCAGAAGTTCGGAAAGGAGGCCCGGCTGGTTGATGGATACTCGAACTTGAGCGCTATGGAGATCGACCCTAACGGCAGTATTCAAGATCTCCTGGCTAGTGGTGAAGGCCAGGGCGACGACCCTCTGTCTGGtatgggtgttggtggaatGATGCAGGATCTTGCGTTCAGT ATCCCCGGTGTTGATGAAGCTATGTCTTTTGCCGAAGTCCTGAAGCAGGTCAAGTCGCTGTCCTACGAAGTTATTGTGTTTGACACTGCGCCGACCGGTCACAccctccgcttcctccaGTTCCCTACTGTCCTAGAGAAGGCTCTCGCCAAGCTGTCGCAGCTGTCCTCTCAGTTTGGTCCCATGCTGAACTCGATCCTTGGTTCTCGTGGTGGTCTGCCCGGCGGTCAAAACATCGATGAATTGTTGCAGAAGATGGAGTCTCTGAGGGAGACTATCAGCGAGGTCAACTCGCAGTTCAAGGACGCTGATCTGACTACCTTCGTCTGTGTTTGCATTGCGGAATTCTTGTCCCTCTACGAAACCGAGCGCATGATCCAGGAGCTCACAAGTTACAACATCGATACCCATGCCATTGTGGTCAACCAGCTCCTGTTCCCCAAGCAAAGCAGTGAGTGCGAACAATGTAATGCAcggaggaagatgcagaagaagtacTTGGAGCAGATTGAAGAGTTGTATGAAGACTTCAACGTGGTTAggatgccattgctggtTGAGGAAGTCAGAGGCAAGGAGAAGCTTGAGAA ATTCAGCGACATGCTTGTGAACCCGTATGTACCCCCGGAGGGCAACTGA